The following coding sequences are from one Deinococcota bacterium window:
- a CDS encoding metallophosphatase family protein: MRHLVLSDIHANAVALEAVLGHAERRRWDRVIFLGDLVGYHSQPETVTRRLRELAPEAAILGNHDAILLGLTADSGLEPRSLVERLVARHLGELSEASLDYIRSFSLHVKGDAWEAAHGALREPFEYLSGLPQAQANLPFLSTPLCFVGHTHVPAAFVCAETQRGPLWRSVPFRREENLYRLPPEVKVFFNPGSVGQPRDGLALASYGVFDEDNGALEVYRVRFDIARVQRELRREGYPEALAARLAKGR, translated from the coding sequence ATGCGCCACCTCGTGCTCAGCGACATCCACGCCAACGCCGTCGCCTTGGAGGCGGTCCTTGGACACGCCGAGCGGCGCCGCTGGGACCGGGTGATCTTCCTGGGCGATCTGGTCGGTTACCACAGCCAGCCCGAGACGGTCACGCGGCGGCTCCGCGAGCTCGCTCCCGAAGCCGCCATCTTGGGCAACCACGACGCCATCCTCCTGGGCCTCACCGCCGACTCCGGCCTCGAACCCCGGAGCCTGGTCGAGAGGCTCGTCGCCAGGCACCTCGGCGAGCTCTCCGAGGCCAGCCTGGACTACATCCGCTCGTTTAGCCTGCACGTCAAGGGAGACGCTTGGGAGGCCGCTCACGGCGCCCTGCGCGAGCCCTTCGAGTACCTCTCGGGGCTGCCCCAGGCGCAGGCCAACCTGCCCTTCTTGAGCACCCCGCTCTGCTTCGTCGGCCACACCCACGTGCCGGCCGCCTTCGTCTGCGCCGAGACGCAGCGGGGCCCGCTCTGGCGCAGCGTGCCCTTTCGCCGCGAGGAGAACCTCTACCGCCTGCCGCCCGAGGTCAAGGTCTTCTTCAACCCCGGCTCGGTCGGTCAGCCGCGCGACGGTCTGGCGCTGGCGAGCTACGGCGTCTTCGACGAGGATAACGGCGCCCTCGAGGTCTACCGGGTGCGCTTCGATATCGCCCGCGTGCAGCGCGAGCTGCGCCGTGAGGGCTATCCCGAGGCCTTGGCGGCGCGCCTGGCGAAGGGGCGCTAG